Genomic DNA from Perca flavescens isolate YP-PL-M2 chromosome 14, PFLA_1.0, whole genome shotgun sequence:
GGGCAGCTACCTGTCACAAAGAATAAAATGTGCGGCCACTGTCCATAGTCTTGcttttgtttattcttttttcccccatttGTCTGACTTCCTCTACATTCTTTTAGTGGCCATTTGCTAGCTAGAGACAGAAATCTGTGTCCCATGCAGCCAAACAGTCTACCAAATTCATGTTATGACTGtttataatttatactttttcaTTCTTCTATGTCTAGAATTTCTCATGGTATACCTGCAAAATCTAATAAATATGGATTTGATTCAGTCATATTAAGATAGAAGAATAGAGTAGAAGAGAATAAGCAGTTTTCTCTCAGAAACCTGCCATCCCCATGTCATGTTCACATGGCCTGTTACTTTCTCTCAGTGGACGTCTCCGCAGACTGGCTGTTCGGGAGTCAGCGACAGTCAGCCACAGCTGTAGCTCTCCAGTCCTTCACCTCTCTCCTTTCTATTTATATTCAGCCTCATTTCACTCCAGGGCTATTTTCTCCCTGACGGCTCCCTCCTGTCACTTGTTGCCCCTCTTAATTTccgtctctctcttcctcatacACCTCCCATATCTGATGGCTGGGCTTATGGAGGCCTTTCAGTGTGGGTATGATTGACACATTTATTATCACCATTTGTGCGTTTATTTGCAATCTCCTCCATGCTGTCTGGAGAACATTAGTGTTCGAGCCGGCTGGTTTGGCAGTGTTATACAACGAGAGAGGCCCTTCTTCAAGGGAACTCATGGAGGAGTTGAGCCCACAACAACTGGCTGTCAAACAGCTGAAGCGACAGTTCCTGGAGGCTCTGCAGGCCAACAATGCCCAGCAGGTTGTGCAGATTCTGCGCACCAGGAAACTTGACATTGACACTGTGCTGGAGGTGGAAGACCCCAGCATGGTGCTGGCCTCATACAAACAAGGTACGGAGAAAGTCGGATGAGACTGATCCACATTTCACCAGCAGCAAAAACATCAATGGTGAAAAAACTGTTTGTCATACTACTGTATATCAAGCGTTAAGGGCCAGAAAGATGAGCTGTCATGTGAGCAAGATTGTGGGAAATCATATTCACAAAGCATTAATTTAGAAAAACAGATTGTAAACAACTCCGGAATATCATTACAACAAAGATTTTGTTCTGTAGTTTTTCCACTAGGTGGTGTTAAATCCCTTTGGATCCTAAAGCCAGATGATCAGACACACTGTAGACGCTAGGTGAATTACAATAACATGCATACTCAAGCTACTGGgggttaaacatttttaaagttttaagtTTAAAGTCTTTCTCTATCACCTTGAACATTCATGACTAACTATGCAGAAATCTAATTTAAAgtttgtaaaaagaaatatgCTTTCttaattaatgttaatgttcCTAATTGGGTCCCAATAGTTTCAAACCAGCACAAACATAAATATGTCACGTGAAatatccatacagtacagtcccAAATTTGCCAGAAGATAGTGTGTTCTTGTAGGACCCCATCACTTACTGGGGTCCTGATTGAGAAAGTAGGCTAACAGGGCCTGTTTTCTCTTATTTGCTACAGGTTATTGGCTCCCAGGCTACAAACTGGAGAATTCCTGGGCGATGGGTATTCATGTATGTGTGATGTACAATGCTGTGGAAACAGCACTGGTGCTCCTTCAGGAAGGTGCAGCCATCAACCGGATGCCTAATGGGAAGACGCCACTGCACGTGGCCTGCGAGGTCTCCAACAGCGACTGTGTCGCCTTGCTTTTGGCTCACAAGGCAAAAGTCAACAGCCTATCACTGAGCGGCCACACACCACTGCACTACTGCATCACCAGGGAGTCTGTGGACTGTGCCAAGCAGCTAATCCCCAAAGGTCAGTAAGGAAGGATGCATGGTTAGATTAATATATTAGTAGATGGATGAAAGTGCAAATACAtccaaaactacaaaataatCATTGCTTTTGTTCCCCCATGGAGGTGCAAAAGTCAATATGCCCAGCCACAACAATGAGGAGGACACACCTTTGCATATAGCAGCCAGATTCGGCATTCCAGAGCTGGTGGTTCTCTACTTGACCCATGGAGCGTCTGTGAATGCAGTCAACTCCCTCCAGGAGACTCCCCTGATGACTGCGTGCTTCTGGGCTTTTGACTCTAAAGAACAAACATACAGCCAAGATCACCATCTTGTCTGTCGCCTCTTGCTGGACCACCATGCAGGTGTGTTTTTGGACTTTTCTATTGTCATTGTTGTGTACCATGGAGGCTTTTGAGTTTTGTTTTCTACAACATTTCCCTTCTGTTCAAGATCCCAATCTCCGAGACGAGGACTATAAAACAGCTCTTCACAAGGCAGCCTGGAACTGTGATCATGTCCTGATGCAGATGCTGCTGGAGGCCGGAGCAGATACACATAAGATGGACATGAATGGATGTGCTCCCATTCAATATCTCCTCAAAGTGACTGATGTCAGGCCTATGGCCATACCTAAGCTCTGCTATCAGCTGCTGCTCAACCATAACACAGCACGGATCTACCCACCTCAGTTTCACAAGGTACAGAGAGGTGGACTGATGTATCTTGGTGGCATATTGAAATCCTTTGAGGATGTGGTACAGCAATTTGCAATACCTAGGTCTCAATTCTTTAGATATTTGCAACTTCGCCATCTGTTGGTGGTGATTTTTGGATCCAGTTCTTCAGCCCTGAAGGCCTCAGAATGTTTAGATAAGGTGTTGATGAAATATGGAAAAGGTCATGAGGCTTCTGGGTATTATTCTATACTTGCAGAACCTGGGGGATGGAGTCTGGACAGTTCTCAAAAAGACATGAAAAAGGGATCTGAGTATTACATTGGATGACGAGGAGTGGGACAGAATCTGTACGTGAATTAAAATTATGTCACGAGATGCGAGGATGCGCCTCATTCAGTTAAAGATTATGCATTGCTTCTGTTGGAATCCCTCCAGATTGTTTAGGATTGGTCTGAACGACacaccaaattgttggaaatgtaacACAGAGGACGGCCAATTACTTAATGTTctatggtcctgtgataaggtccaggaTCTTTGGACTGGGATACATGATGCCATATGTCAGATTTTAGGGACCCAGGTTCCTGTCACCCCAAGAtgatttgttctgggagatggttCAATCCTAAACGGGATGGATAAGCAcaataagaagctgggtccagactagtttgatgatagccagacagattattttaagggGATGGAAGAATGAAAGGGTGCCATCAATtcaggagtgggcttgtgagatggctaaGGTGGCAGCGATTTGTTCATGTTGCAAGTTGtacgttttttattttgttaaaaaaaagttgtta
This window encodes:
- the asb4 gene encoding ankyrin repeat and SOCS box protein 4, which produces MIDTFIITICAFICNLLHAVWRTLVFEPAGLAVLYNERGPSSRELMEELSPQQLAVKQLKRQFLEALQANNAQQVVQILRTRKLDIDTVLEVEDPSMVLASYKQGYWLPGYKLENSWAMGIHVCVMYNAVETALVLLQEGAAINRMPNGKTPLHVACEVSNSDCVALLLAHKAKVNSLSLSGHTPLHYCITRESVDCAKQLIPKGAKVNMPSHNNEEDTPLHIAARFGIPELVVLYLTHGASVNAVNSLQETPLMTACFWAFDSKEQTYSQDHHLVCRLLLDHHADPNLRDEDYKTALHKAAWNCDHVLMQMLLEAGADTHKMDMNGCAPIQYLLKVTDVRPMAIPKLCYQLLLNHNTARIYPPQFHKVLQTCYDYPEVVEMMVNSYEHLKPTKKWRAAIPDDCYKRHEDFYDSLFTVCTNAPRSLLHLTRCAIRASLGGLCHRGVAQLSLPYTVKKYLLLEPEGILY